The following are encoded together in the Salvia hispanica cultivar TCC Black 2014 chromosome 6, UniMelb_Shisp_WGS_1.0, whole genome shotgun sequence genome:
- the LOC125194918 gene encoding proteoglycan 4-like, translating to MQNAQKEHKAYMDMLNNQLPHLASSMNEICGNTERLPATVHIPDKGNESKATLWLGTSYKEPEWNEPLGESSKTKDKGDILTKRSGPDETEPVVGPQIIEAPKESSRETTEEPEEGVRKVDEDAAKMAEGPDLASEAVGDKSPAEPIREPEEEPAKPVEKEEIEKVMETEPQVPTAPSVAEKSTLTKPEPVKWKLVLRDELKEKQRPMRVSKRYLGHGMAKKTGATTASKAMEISSDEDQEDPTKPGENPDLTTAQKESHPITESESSTATSQEEGTPTKPGENLSEGPKEEVVTEARERQSTAQEEIPAPETDVHEKQDKEERYDQEERKKKGKGAAKKKKTKNSREVLTAVIIRKLERWPKLIRSKDPSNHRLRPMEKRKIMGTFKNHKKKRMTPPMMYHLKYPASSYTMHHPEEEPKEAMTHPHTDQLVFLLDYRNF from the coding sequence ATGCAAAATGCCCAGAAAGAGCATAAGGCATATATGGACATGCTGAATAATCAATTGCCCCACCTGGCCAGTTCGATGAATGAGATTTGTGGGAATACGGAAAGGCTCCCAGCCACTGTGCACATACCTGACAAGGGTAATGAGAGCAAGGCGACATTATGGTTGGGAACATCCTACAAGGAGCCTGAATGGAATGAGCCATTGGGGGAATCAAGCAAGACGAAGGATAAGGGGGACATACTGACCAAGAGGAGTGGTCCTGATGAAACTGAACCAGTTGTTGGACCTCAAATTATCGAGGCCCCAAAGGAGAGTTCAAGGGAAACCACTGAAGAACCTGAAGAAGGGGTGAGGAAGGTGGATGAAGATGCTGCCAAGATGGCTGAGGGTCCGGACCTCGCATCTGAGGCAGTAGGAGATAAGAGCCCAGCAGAACCGATAAGAGAACCAGAGGAGGAACCTGCCAAGCCAGTAGAGAAGGAGGAAATCGAGAAAGTGATGGAAACGGAACCACAAGTCCCTACTGCTCCATCTGtggcagaaaagtcaaccTTGACGAAACCCGAACCGGTAAAGTGGAAGTTGGTATTGAGGGATGAGCTGAAGGAGAAGCAGAGGCCGATGCGTGTATCGAAAAGATATCTCGGGCATGGGATGGCAAAGAAGACAGGGGCAACCACTGCATCTAAGGCAATGGAGATTTCGAGCGATGAAGATCAGGAGGATCCTACAAAACCTGGGGAGAATCCCGACTTGACTACTGCCCAGAAGGAAAGCCACCCAATTACAGAATCAGAATCGTCTACCGCTACTAGCCAGGAAGAAGGGACTCCTACAAAACCTGGGGAGAACCTATCTGAAGGGCCAAAAGAGGAGGTGGTCACTGAAGCCCGAGAGCGCCAGTCTACTGCCCAGGAAGAGATACCAGCACCAGAAACCGACGTACATGAAAAGCAAGACAAAGAGGAAAGATACGAccaagaagaaagaaagaagaaaggaaaggGGGCagcaaaaaagaagaagaccAAGAATTCCAGGGAGGTCCTAACGGCCGTTATCATCAGGAAACTGGAACGATGGCCCAAACTGATCAGGAGCAAGGACCCCTCTAACCATCGTCTACGGCCCATGGAAAAGAGGAAAATCATGGGGACTTTTAAGAATcataagaaaaagagaatgaCACCTCCGATGATGTACCACCTGAAATACCCAGCCAGCAGCTACACAATGCACCACCCCGAAGAGGAGCCGAAGGAAGCAATGACACACCCCCACACTGACcagttagtttttcttttagatTATCgtaatttttag